A window from Mauremys reevesii isolate NIE-2019 linkage group 9, ASM1616193v1, whole genome shotgun sequence encodes these proteins:
- the TBCCD1 gene encoding TBCC domain-containing protein 1 isoform X2 translates to MARWCWWGLARQRFAGLLAAADLQGRQFTPVVDSPELVKMDQSMVHLWVKTEPFIVGALQIPPPSKFSMHYLRKMSTYVRLRASEGCYPRLFWPMWRHIACGKLQLAKDLAWLYFEIFDSLVERTPEERLEWAEVVSSCTSEEELEKQRNKLSVDTLQFLLFLYIQQLNKISLRTSLIGEEWPSPRDKSQSANLTGKSTCQNKNWNDYTHQAFVQNHLLDLLELLLDPDQLSASSHSTHGSLVSPEAVRALSFLIEGTVNKTRTVHPLHELALWQPLHVKNGYSKITKAFSFSKLEVWLRACLTGSPFGTSACLKSGKKLAWAQQVEGTTKRAKIACNAHMVPEIHRMVVMSQVYKQTLAKSSDTLVGAHVKIHRCNESFIYLLSPLRSVTIEKCRNSTFVLGPVQTAIHLHSCDNVKVIGICHRLSLSSTTGCTFNILTPTHPLILLGNQAVTFAPYHTHYPMLEDHMARMGLATVPNYWDSPMLVCKENSDASVFRLLPPNEFYTFVIPFEMEGDTTETPGGLPHAYQKALSQREQKIQVWQKTVKEAGLTKDQRKQFQVLVENKFYEWLIHTGHRQQLDSLVPPAAGSKQAAG, encoded by the exons ATGGCTCGATGGTGTTGGTGGGGACTAGCTAGGCAACGTTTCGCTGGTCTGCTGGCAGCGGCGG ATCTGCAGGGCAGGCAGTTCACCCCAGTTGTGGACTCCCCAGAGCTGGTTAAAATGGATCAGTCCATGGTGCACCTCTGGGTGAAAACGGAACCCTTCATAGTGGGGGCTTTGCAGATCCCCCCTCCATCCAAGTTCAGCATGCACTATCTCCGGAAGATGTCCACGTATGTCCGGTTGCGGGCCAGCGAGGGCTGTTACCCACGCCTTTTCTGGCCTATGTGGCGGCACATTGCCTGTGGGAAGCTGCAGTTAGCCAAGGATTTGGCCTGGCTCTACTTTGAGATATTTGATAGTCTAGTGGAACGGACTCCAGAGGAACGTCTGGAATGGGCAGAGGTGGTGTCCAGCTGCACGTCAGAAGAGGAACTAGAGAAGCAGAGGAATAAG CTGTCAGTAGACACTCTACAGTTCCTGCTGTTCTTGTACATTCAGCAGCTAAACAAGATTTCCTTGCGGACATCTCTGATTGGAGAAGAGTGGCCAAGTCCCAGGGACAAATCTCAGTCTGCCAACCTGACTGGAAAATCCACCTGTCAAAATAAG AACTGGAATGATTACACCCACCAAGCGTTTGTGCAGAACCACCTTTTGGATCTGCTGGAACTGCTACTGGACCCGGACCAGCTCTCGGCCTCTTCCCATTCCACTCACGGTAGCCTGGTCTCCCCTGAAGCTGTTCGAGCTCTCAGCTTTCTCATTGAGGGGACTGTGAACAAAACCAGGACTGTCCATCCTCTTCATGAGCTTGCTCTCTGGCAGCCCTTGCATGTGAAGAACGGCTACTCGAAGATTACCAAAGCCTTCTCTTTCTCCAAGCTAGAGGTCTGGTTGAGGGCCTGCCTGACTGGGAGCCCGTTTGGGACATCTGCCTGCCTCAAGTCTGGGAAGAAACTTGCGTGGGCACAGCAAG TTGAAGGAACAACCAAGAGAGCAAAGATTGCCTGCAATGCCCATATGGTTCCTGAGATTCACCGCATGGTGGTGATGAGCCAAGTCTACAAACAGACGCTGGCCAAGAGCTCGGATACCCTGGTGGGTGCTCATGTGAAGATCCATCGCTGCAATGAGTCCTTCATATATCTGCTCTCCCCTTTACG ATCTGTGACCATTGAGAAGTGCAGGAATAGCACTTTTGTCCTGggccctgtgcagacagccatTCACCTCCACAGCTGTGATAATGTCAAAGTTATTGGCATCTGCCACCGTCTGTCTCTCTCTTCTACAACAGGCTGCACCTTCAACATTCTCACGCCTACACACCCTCTCATTCTCTTGGGTAACCAAGCAGTAACTTTTGCCCCTTATCACACCCATTACCCAATGCTTGAAGACCACATGGCTCGGATGGGCCTGGCTACAGTGCCTAACTACTGGGACAGTCCAATGCTGGTGTGCAAAGAGAACAGTGATGCCAGTGTCTTCCGCCTCTTACCCCCCAATGAGTTTTATACCTTTGTTATTCCTTTTGAGATGGAAGGAGACACGACAGAAACGCCTGGGGGGCTGCCACATGCATACCAGAAGGCACTGAGTCAACGAGAGCAGAAGATTCAAGTTTGGCAAAAAACTGTGAAGGAGGCAGGACTAACCAA GGATCAGAGGAAGCAGTTCCAGGTGCTGGTGGAGAACAAATTCTATGAATGGCTAATTCACACAGGACATCGTCAGCAGCTGGACAGCCTCGTGCCTCCTGCAGCAGGCTCCAAGCAAGCAGCAGGATAG
- the TBCCD1 gene encoding TBCC domain-containing protein 1 isoform X3, with protein sequence MRGCYVRLWRERGFKRCAERSPRPCLGARAARADLQGRQFTPVVDSPELVKMDQSMVHLWVKTEPFIVGALQIPPPSKFSMHYLRKMSTYVRLRASEGCYPRLFWPMWRHIACGKLQLAKDLAWLYFEIFDSLVERTPEERLEWAEVVSSCTSEEELEKQRNKQLNKISLRTSLIGEEWPSPRDKSQSANLTGKSTCQNKNWNDYTHQAFVQNHLLDLLELLLDPDQLSASSHSTHGSLVSPEAVRALSFLIEGTVNKTRTVHPLHELALWQPLHVKNGYSKITKAFSFSKLEVWLRACLTGSPFGTSACLKSGKKLAWAQQVEGTTKRAKIACNAHMVPEIHRMVVMSQVYKQTLAKSSDTLVGAHVKIHRCNESFIYLLSPLRSVTIEKCRNSTFVLGPVQTAIHLHSCDNVKVIGICHRLSLSSTTGCTFNILTPTHPLILLGNQAVTFAPYHTHYPMLEDHMARMGLATVPNYWDSPMLVCKENSDASVFRLLPPNEFYTFVIPFEMEGDTTETPGGLPHAYQKALSQREQKIQVWQKTVKEAGLTKDQRKQFQVLVENKFYEWLIHTGHRQQLDSLVPPAAGSKQAAG encoded by the exons ATGCGTGGTTGCTACGTGCGGCTTTGGAGGGAGCGGGGATTCAAACGCTGCGCGGAGCggagcccccggccctgcctaGGGGCCCGCGCGGCCCGCGCAG ATCTGCAGGGCAGGCAGTTCACCCCAGTTGTGGACTCCCCAGAGCTGGTTAAAATGGATCAGTCCATGGTGCACCTCTGGGTGAAAACGGAACCCTTCATAGTGGGGGCTTTGCAGATCCCCCCTCCATCCAAGTTCAGCATGCACTATCTCCGGAAGATGTCCACGTATGTCCGGTTGCGGGCCAGCGAGGGCTGTTACCCACGCCTTTTCTGGCCTATGTGGCGGCACATTGCCTGTGGGAAGCTGCAGTTAGCCAAGGATTTGGCCTGGCTCTACTTTGAGATATTTGATAGTCTAGTGGAACGGACTCCAGAGGAACGTCTGGAATGGGCAGAGGTGGTGTCCAGCTGCACGTCAGAAGAGGAACTAGAGAAGCAGAGGAATAAG CAGCTAAACAAGATTTCCTTGCGGACATCTCTGATTGGAGAAGAGTGGCCAAGTCCCAGGGACAAATCTCAGTCTGCCAACCTGACTGGAAAATCCACCTGTCAAAATAAG AACTGGAATGATTACACCCACCAAGCGTTTGTGCAGAACCACCTTTTGGATCTGCTGGAACTGCTACTGGACCCGGACCAGCTCTCGGCCTCTTCCCATTCCACTCACGGTAGCCTGGTCTCCCCTGAAGCTGTTCGAGCTCTCAGCTTTCTCATTGAGGGGACTGTGAACAAAACCAGGACTGTCCATCCTCTTCATGAGCTTGCTCTCTGGCAGCCCTTGCATGTGAAGAACGGCTACTCGAAGATTACCAAAGCCTTCTCTTTCTCCAAGCTAGAGGTCTGGTTGAGGGCCTGCCTGACTGGGAGCCCGTTTGGGACATCTGCCTGCCTCAAGTCTGGGAAGAAACTTGCGTGGGCACAGCAAG TTGAAGGAACAACCAAGAGAGCAAAGATTGCCTGCAATGCCCATATGGTTCCTGAGATTCACCGCATGGTGGTGATGAGCCAAGTCTACAAACAGACGCTGGCCAAGAGCTCGGATACCCTGGTGGGTGCTCATGTGAAGATCCATCGCTGCAATGAGTCCTTCATATATCTGCTCTCCCCTTTACG ATCTGTGACCATTGAGAAGTGCAGGAATAGCACTTTTGTCCTGggccctgtgcagacagccatTCACCTCCACAGCTGTGATAATGTCAAAGTTATTGGCATCTGCCACCGTCTGTCTCTCTCTTCTACAACAGGCTGCACCTTCAACATTCTCACGCCTACACACCCTCTCATTCTCTTGGGTAACCAAGCAGTAACTTTTGCCCCTTATCACACCCATTACCCAATGCTTGAAGACCACATGGCTCGGATGGGCCTGGCTACAGTGCCTAACTACTGGGACAGTCCAATGCTGGTGTGCAAAGAGAACAGTGATGCCAGTGTCTTCCGCCTCTTACCCCCCAATGAGTTTTATACCTTTGTTATTCCTTTTGAGATGGAAGGAGACACGACAGAAACGCCTGGGGGGCTGCCACATGCATACCAGAAGGCACTGAGTCAACGAGAGCAGAAGATTCAAGTTTGGCAAAAAACTGTGAAGGAGGCAGGACTAACCAA GGATCAGAGGAAGCAGTTCCAGGTGCTGGTGGAGAACAAATTCTATGAATGGCTAATTCACACAGGACATCGTCAGCAGCTGGACAGCCTCGTGCCTCCTGCAGCAGGCTCCAAGCAAGCAGCAGGATAG
- the TBCCD1 gene encoding TBCC domain-containing protein 1 isoform X1: MRGCYVRLWRERGFKRCAERSPRPCLGARAARADLQGRQFTPVVDSPELVKMDQSMVHLWVKTEPFIVGALQIPPPSKFSMHYLRKMSTYVRLRASEGCYPRLFWPMWRHIACGKLQLAKDLAWLYFEIFDSLVERTPEERLEWAEVVSSCTSEEELEKQRNKLSVDTLQFLLFLYIQQLNKISLRTSLIGEEWPSPRDKSQSANLTGKSTCQNKNWNDYTHQAFVQNHLLDLLELLLDPDQLSASSHSTHGSLVSPEAVRALSFLIEGTVNKTRTVHPLHELALWQPLHVKNGYSKITKAFSFSKLEVWLRACLTGSPFGTSACLKSGKKLAWAQQVEGTTKRAKIACNAHMVPEIHRMVVMSQVYKQTLAKSSDTLVGAHVKIHRCNESFIYLLSPLRSVTIEKCRNSTFVLGPVQTAIHLHSCDNVKVIGICHRLSLSSTTGCTFNILTPTHPLILLGNQAVTFAPYHTHYPMLEDHMARMGLATVPNYWDSPMLVCKENSDASVFRLLPPNEFYTFVIPFEMEGDTTETPGGLPHAYQKALSQREQKIQVWQKTVKEAGLTKDQRKQFQVLVENKFYEWLIHTGHRQQLDSLVPPAAGSKQAAG, encoded by the exons ATGCGTGGTTGCTACGTGCGGCTTTGGAGGGAGCGGGGATTCAAACGCTGCGCGGAGCggagcccccggccctgcctaGGGGCCCGCGCGGCCCGCGCAG ATCTGCAGGGCAGGCAGTTCACCCCAGTTGTGGACTCCCCAGAGCTGGTTAAAATGGATCAGTCCATGGTGCACCTCTGGGTGAAAACGGAACCCTTCATAGTGGGGGCTTTGCAGATCCCCCCTCCATCCAAGTTCAGCATGCACTATCTCCGGAAGATGTCCACGTATGTCCGGTTGCGGGCCAGCGAGGGCTGTTACCCACGCCTTTTCTGGCCTATGTGGCGGCACATTGCCTGTGGGAAGCTGCAGTTAGCCAAGGATTTGGCCTGGCTCTACTTTGAGATATTTGATAGTCTAGTGGAACGGACTCCAGAGGAACGTCTGGAATGGGCAGAGGTGGTGTCCAGCTGCACGTCAGAAGAGGAACTAGAGAAGCAGAGGAATAAG CTGTCAGTAGACACTCTACAGTTCCTGCTGTTCTTGTACATTCAGCAGCTAAACAAGATTTCCTTGCGGACATCTCTGATTGGAGAAGAGTGGCCAAGTCCCAGGGACAAATCTCAGTCTGCCAACCTGACTGGAAAATCCACCTGTCAAAATAAG AACTGGAATGATTACACCCACCAAGCGTTTGTGCAGAACCACCTTTTGGATCTGCTGGAACTGCTACTGGACCCGGACCAGCTCTCGGCCTCTTCCCATTCCACTCACGGTAGCCTGGTCTCCCCTGAAGCTGTTCGAGCTCTCAGCTTTCTCATTGAGGGGACTGTGAACAAAACCAGGACTGTCCATCCTCTTCATGAGCTTGCTCTCTGGCAGCCCTTGCATGTGAAGAACGGCTACTCGAAGATTACCAAAGCCTTCTCTTTCTCCAAGCTAGAGGTCTGGTTGAGGGCCTGCCTGACTGGGAGCCCGTTTGGGACATCTGCCTGCCTCAAGTCTGGGAAGAAACTTGCGTGGGCACAGCAAG TTGAAGGAACAACCAAGAGAGCAAAGATTGCCTGCAATGCCCATATGGTTCCTGAGATTCACCGCATGGTGGTGATGAGCCAAGTCTACAAACAGACGCTGGCCAAGAGCTCGGATACCCTGGTGGGTGCTCATGTGAAGATCCATCGCTGCAATGAGTCCTTCATATATCTGCTCTCCCCTTTACG ATCTGTGACCATTGAGAAGTGCAGGAATAGCACTTTTGTCCTGggccctgtgcagacagccatTCACCTCCACAGCTGTGATAATGTCAAAGTTATTGGCATCTGCCACCGTCTGTCTCTCTCTTCTACAACAGGCTGCACCTTCAACATTCTCACGCCTACACACCCTCTCATTCTCTTGGGTAACCAAGCAGTAACTTTTGCCCCTTATCACACCCATTACCCAATGCTTGAAGACCACATGGCTCGGATGGGCCTGGCTACAGTGCCTAACTACTGGGACAGTCCAATGCTGGTGTGCAAAGAGAACAGTGATGCCAGTGTCTTCCGCCTCTTACCCCCCAATGAGTTTTATACCTTTGTTATTCCTTTTGAGATGGAAGGAGACACGACAGAAACGCCTGGGGGGCTGCCACATGCATACCAGAAGGCACTGAGTCAACGAGAGCAGAAGATTCAAGTTTGGCAAAAAACTGTGAAGGAGGCAGGACTAACCAA GGATCAGAGGAAGCAGTTCCAGGTGCTGGTGGAGAACAAATTCTATGAATGGCTAATTCACACAGGACATCGTCAGCAGCTGGACAGCCTCGTGCCTCCTGCAGCAGGCTCCAAGCAAGCAGCAGGATAG
- the TBCCD1 gene encoding TBCC domain-containing protein 1 isoform X4 — protein MDQSMVHLWVKTEPFIVGALQIPPPSKFSMHYLRKMSTYVRLRASEGCYPRLFWPMWRHIACGKLQLAKDLAWLYFEIFDSLVERTPEERLEWAEVVSSCTSEEELEKQRNKLSVDTLQFLLFLYIQQLNKISLRTSLIGEEWPSPRDKSQSANLTGKSTCQNKNWNDYTHQAFVQNHLLDLLELLLDPDQLSASSHSTHGSLVSPEAVRALSFLIEGTVNKTRTVHPLHELALWQPLHVKNGYSKITKAFSFSKLEVWLRACLTGSPFGTSACLKSGKKLAWAQQVEGTTKRAKIACNAHMVPEIHRMVVMSQVYKQTLAKSSDTLVGAHVKIHRCNESFIYLLSPLRSVTIEKCRNSTFVLGPVQTAIHLHSCDNVKVIGICHRLSLSSTTGCTFNILTPTHPLILLGNQAVTFAPYHTHYPMLEDHMARMGLATVPNYWDSPMLVCKENSDASVFRLLPPNEFYTFVIPFEMEGDTTETPGGLPHAYQKALSQREQKIQVWQKTVKEAGLTKDQRKQFQVLVENKFYEWLIHTGHRQQLDSLVPPAAGSKQAAG, from the exons ATGGATCAGTCCATGGTGCACCTCTGGGTGAAAACGGAACCCTTCATAGTGGGGGCTTTGCAGATCCCCCCTCCATCCAAGTTCAGCATGCACTATCTCCGGAAGATGTCCACGTATGTCCGGTTGCGGGCCAGCGAGGGCTGTTACCCACGCCTTTTCTGGCCTATGTGGCGGCACATTGCCTGTGGGAAGCTGCAGTTAGCCAAGGATTTGGCCTGGCTCTACTTTGAGATATTTGATAGTCTAGTGGAACGGACTCCAGAGGAACGTCTGGAATGGGCAGAGGTGGTGTCCAGCTGCACGTCAGAAGAGGAACTAGAGAAGCAGAGGAATAAG CTGTCAGTAGACACTCTACAGTTCCTGCTGTTCTTGTACATTCAGCAGCTAAACAAGATTTCCTTGCGGACATCTCTGATTGGAGAAGAGTGGCCAAGTCCCAGGGACAAATCTCAGTCTGCCAACCTGACTGGAAAATCCACCTGTCAAAATAAG AACTGGAATGATTACACCCACCAAGCGTTTGTGCAGAACCACCTTTTGGATCTGCTGGAACTGCTACTGGACCCGGACCAGCTCTCGGCCTCTTCCCATTCCACTCACGGTAGCCTGGTCTCCCCTGAAGCTGTTCGAGCTCTCAGCTTTCTCATTGAGGGGACTGTGAACAAAACCAGGACTGTCCATCCTCTTCATGAGCTTGCTCTCTGGCAGCCCTTGCATGTGAAGAACGGCTACTCGAAGATTACCAAAGCCTTCTCTTTCTCCAAGCTAGAGGTCTGGTTGAGGGCCTGCCTGACTGGGAGCCCGTTTGGGACATCTGCCTGCCTCAAGTCTGGGAAGAAACTTGCGTGGGCACAGCAAG TTGAAGGAACAACCAAGAGAGCAAAGATTGCCTGCAATGCCCATATGGTTCCTGAGATTCACCGCATGGTGGTGATGAGCCAAGTCTACAAACAGACGCTGGCCAAGAGCTCGGATACCCTGGTGGGTGCTCATGTGAAGATCCATCGCTGCAATGAGTCCTTCATATATCTGCTCTCCCCTTTACG ATCTGTGACCATTGAGAAGTGCAGGAATAGCACTTTTGTCCTGggccctgtgcagacagccatTCACCTCCACAGCTGTGATAATGTCAAAGTTATTGGCATCTGCCACCGTCTGTCTCTCTCTTCTACAACAGGCTGCACCTTCAACATTCTCACGCCTACACACCCTCTCATTCTCTTGGGTAACCAAGCAGTAACTTTTGCCCCTTATCACACCCATTACCCAATGCTTGAAGACCACATGGCTCGGATGGGCCTGGCTACAGTGCCTAACTACTGGGACAGTCCAATGCTGGTGTGCAAAGAGAACAGTGATGCCAGTGTCTTCCGCCTCTTACCCCCCAATGAGTTTTATACCTTTGTTATTCCTTTTGAGATGGAAGGAGACACGACAGAAACGCCTGGGGGGCTGCCACATGCATACCAGAAGGCACTGAGTCAACGAGAGCAGAAGATTCAAGTTTGGCAAAAAACTGTGAAGGAGGCAGGACTAACCAA GGATCAGAGGAAGCAGTTCCAGGTGCTGGTGGAGAACAAATTCTATGAATGGCTAATTCACACAGGACATCGTCAGCAGCTGGACAGCCTCGTGCCTCCTGCAGCAGGCTCCAAGCAAGCAGCAGGATAG